ATAGCGCTTGTTGCCTAGCTCGATATTCATACCAATCGTCTTTGAGAGAACTAACGTGTACCAGTCCTTCCACTCGTACAGGTCTACCGTTAGCATCTGGTACTTCAATTTCAACAAAGAACCCGTAAGATTGCACGCCAGTGATTAGTCCCTGGAAAACGTCTCCTGTCCTCTGTTTCATTAGCTGGGCTTTTTGCAGTCCTGCTAAATCGTCTTCGGCTTCCTGTACTTCCTTTTCCCGGTCATTCAGCTGGACAATGATTCTAGCCAAATCAGTTTCCAGTTCTTGTTGTTCTTCTGGGGGTAAGACATTCCAAGTAATGTTACCGTGGGAGGAGCTATGGCGCAGGTTTACACTTTCTTTGGCGCGGGTGGTGCGGCGATCGCGTCCCTGCTCAAATAGGGTATGCAATATCCCTTGAATCAGCAGATCAGGGTAACGCCGTAAGGGAGAATTAGAGTGGGTATAAGTTGGAAGAGCCAGACCAAAGTGAGGCTGAGGCATAGTGCTGTAAACAGCTGGCTTCAGCGTTGCTTGTAACAGATAGGTCAGGACTTGCTCAGAATCGCCTGATTGGGCAAACTGCTCGGTAAACCGTTTGAAGTCCGCTGGTTGGACTACATCTTCTTGCTCTAGCCGCAGTTCAACTCCCAAGTTGCTTGCCAATTTAATCATCTCCTGCACATCTTCCAGATCGGGAGCCGGTTGGACTCGGTAAATGGCGGGCACCCCAAGGGCTTGCAAGTGAGTTGCTACTACTTGATTGGCCATGACAATCAACTCTTTCAACCGAGCTTCTAGCGTTGAGTCAGCCAGTACAAACACCCCTAGCACTCCCTCATCGTAGTAGGAGTACTGGCGGGGTGGCAATTTGAGGTCAAAGCTTCCCCGCTGCTGTCGCTGTGCTTGCAGCAATTGACTCAAGGCTGATAGTTGATCCAGCATTTCGCCTACCGCAGCGGGTAAGGAGTTAGAGGACTCTTCCCTGCTCGTTTCTGGTGACTGCCCACTTAGAATCGCCTGTACTTGTTGTTCGCTCAGCTGGTGGTCAACTTGAATCACTGTAGGTTGAATCTCAAACTCTACCAACTGCCCAGTGGCTGAATCTAAAGTGAGTAGTACGGAGATGGCTAAGCGATCGCTTCCAGGCAACAACGAGCAGTGCTGTTCCACAGCTTCTGGAAACAAAGGCAACACCGTTTCTCCCAAATACACGCAGCTACCTCGTTTGAGAGCTTCTCGATCGAGTGGCGATTCGGGAGTGATGTAGTAGGCAACATCAGCAATATGAACGCCCAGCTGCCACTGATCGGCTGTGGTTTTTTCTAAAGTAAAGGCGTTTTCAATCAGTGTGGG
This window of the Chroococcidiopsis sp. CCMEE 29 genome carries:
- a CDS encoding ribonuclease R family protein, whose protein sequence is MEFSIATLLANFTNDKLVAAKGLEKKLNCQDESCLKRLYIALDLLEKVGILVKERGKYRRVPEEGVIEAKLRCSSKGFCFAIQEAEGAEDIYIRESHLSTAWNGDRVLVKLTKEGSRRRSPEGEVQLILERSNQSLLARVKQTDAGFRAIPLDDRLLFEINLQPNGHNLAEAINHLIHVEIQRYPLGQYPPIGRVVKILGSDAEAAADVDLVSCKHDLPQTFSAPVLEAASLPSQLSKTDLKGRVDLRSLLTLCFNSSPPHPTLIENAFTLEKTTADQWQLGVHIADVAYYITPESPLDREALKRGSCVYLGETVLPLFPEAVEQHCSLLPGSDRLAISVLLTLDSATGQLVEFEIQPTVIQVDHQLSEQQVQAILSGQSPETSREESSNSLPAAVGEMLDQLSALSQLLQAQRQQRGSFDLKLPPRQYSYYDEGVLGVFVLADSTLEARLKELIVMANQVVATHLQALGVPAIYRVQPAPDLEDVQEMIKLASNLGVELRLEQEDVVQPADFKRFTEQFAQSGDSEQVLTYLLQATLKPAVYSTMPQPHFGLALPTYTHSNSPLRRYPDLLIQGILHTLFEQGRDRRTTRAKESVNLRHSSSHGNITWNVLPPEEQQELETDLARIIVQLNDREKEVQEAEDDLAGLQKAQLMKQRTGDVFQGLITGVQSYGFFVEIEVPDANGRPVRVEGLVHVSSLKDDWYEYRARQQALFGRKNRASYRLGDRVAVQVKSVDYYRQQIDLVTVNGEQQLNGEEASDELEEFPDDNDLMDEPESYFDEEFNS